From Rhodoferax sp. AJA081-3, the proteins below share one genomic window:
- the pilW gene encoding type IV pilus biogenesis/stability protein PilW: MNWLHRGERILLMTDKLRIGVAARSWIVWSSLVAVTVVLFSGCASNMPGASMNSDRETESDEPEARKRARLRLELAVAYFDKGQTTDALDHLKQSITADPGLFEAYNLRGLIYMRLNEMPLAEESFRRALAINTKAASVQHNYGWMLCQQSRFTESTQLFNSALANPAYGERAKTWMAMGLCQMKAGQSAEAESSFVRAYELDAGNPITAYNLAQLLYQRGEFVRAQFYVRRLNNSELANAESLWLGIKVERRMENRDAMAQLSGQLRKRYPQSRENLALERGAFNE, translated from the coding sequence ATGAATTGGCTCCACAGGGGAGAGAGGATATTGTTAATGACTGATAAGTTGCGGATTGGCGTTGCAGCGCGCTCATGGATCGTGTGGTCCAGTCTGGTCGCTGTGACCGTCGTGTTGTTTTCTGGTTGCGCGTCCAATATGCCGGGCGCCTCCATGAATTCGGACCGTGAGACAGAGTCAGATGAGCCGGAGGCACGCAAACGCGCGCGGTTGCGGCTGGAGTTGGCTGTGGCCTACTTTGACAAAGGCCAGACCACCGATGCGCTGGATCACCTCAAACAATCCATTACGGCTGATCCCGGTTTGTTTGAGGCCTACAACCTGCGTGGGTTGATCTACATGCGGCTGAATGAGATGCCGCTTGCGGAAGAAAGTTTTCGCAGGGCACTTGCCATTAATACCAAGGCAGCTAGCGTGCAGCACAACTACGGTTGGATGTTGTGCCAACAATCCCGATTCACTGAGTCGACGCAACTGTTCAATAGTGCCTTGGCGAATCCGGCCTATGGCGAACGCGCCAAGACTTGGATGGCCATGGGCTTGTGCCAGATGAAGGCCGGTCAGTCCGCCGAAGCCGAAAGCAGTTTTGTACGTGCCTACGAGTTGGATGCTGGAAACCCCATCACGGCGTATAACCTTGCGCAGTTGTTGTACCAACGCGGGGAGTTTGTGAGAGCCCAGTTTTATGTTCGGCGCTTGAACAACAGCGAGCTGGCAAATGCCGAGTCCCTGTGGCTGGGAATTAAAGTGGAGCGGCGCATGGAAAACCGTGATGCGATGGCACAACTGAGCGGTCAGTTGAGGAAGCGTTATCCACAATCTCGGGAAAACTTGGCTTTGGAGCGAGGTGCCTTCAATGAGTAA
- the hflX gene encoding GTPase HflX — protein MTAALQTARTPTILVGVDLGTPNFDSELEELGLLAESAAMEPVARVTCKRRAPDAALFIGSGKADEIKLLATQLGAKEVLFDQSLSPGQQRNLERHLELPVNDRTFLILEIFAQRARSHEGKLQVELARLQYLSTRLVRRWSHLERQSGGIGMRGGPGEAQIELDRRMIGDTIKRTKERLAKVKKQRQTQRRQRERRDAFNISLIGYTNAGKSTLFNALVKARAYAADQLFATLDTTTRQLYLGEAGRSVSLSDTVGFIRDLPHGLVDAFQATLQEAIDADLLLHVVDAANPRFAEQILQVQSVLKEIGADGIPQLLVFNKIDALDAEHQPLKLEDQFEIDGVQTPRIFVSARDATGLPALRKRLADIARVPSSDENPVELSPASPGDDR, from the coding sequence TTGACAGCAGCGCTTCAAACTGCCAGAACGCCGACCATACTGGTGGGTGTGGACTTGGGCACTCCAAATTTTGACAGTGAACTGGAAGAGCTGGGTTTGCTGGCCGAATCCGCCGCTATGGAGCCAGTGGCACGCGTCACCTGCAAGCGGCGTGCGCCTGACGCGGCACTTTTCATAGGTTCAGGCAAGGCGGATGAGATCAAGTTGTTGGCTACACAATTGGGTGCCAAAGAGGTATTGTTTGATCAAAGCCTGAGTCCGGGCCAGCAGCGCAACCTGGAGCGCCATTTGGAGTTGCCGGTCAACGACCGTACCTTTCTCATTCTGGAAATATTTGCCCAACGCGCACGCAGCCATGAAGGCAAGCTGCAGGTTGAGTTGGCACGGCTGCAGTATCTGAGTACACGTCTGGTGCGTCGGTGGTCACACTTGGAGCGCCAAAGCGGTGGCATCGGCATGCGCGGTGGCCCTGGAGAAGCGCAGATCGAGCTGGACCGCCGCATGATTGGCGACACTATCAAACGTACCAAAGAGCGTCTGGCCAAGGTCAAAAAACAACGACAAACCCAAAGACGCCAACGTGAACGCCGAGATGCCTTCAATATCTCCCTGATCGGTTACACCAATGCAGGCAAGTCCACGCTATTCAACGCACTGGTAAAGGCGCGGGCCTATGCGGCCGACCAGCTCTTCGCAACTCTGGATACGACCACCCGCCAGCTTTATTTGGGGGAGGCGGGGCGCTCGGTGTCTCTCTCTGACACGGTGGGCTTCATCCGCGATCTACCTCACGGTTTGGTCGATGCTTTTCAGGCAACACTCCAAGAAGCCATAGACGCCGACCTGTTGTTGCATGTTGTGGATGCGGCCAATCCCCGTTTTGCCGAACAAATTTTGCAGGTCCAAAGCGTGTTGAAAGAAATCGGGGCCGATGGAATTCCCCAGTTATTGGTTTTCAACAAAATCGACGCCTTGGATGCGGAACACCAGCCGCTGAAGCTGGAGGATCAATTCGAGATCGATGGCGTACAAACCCCGCGTATTTTTGTCAGCGCGCGAGACGCAACAGGCCTTCCCGCCTTGCGCAAGCGCTTGGCTGACATTGCGCGTGTGCCATCCTCTGACGAGAATCCAGTGGAGCTATCCCCCGCAAGCCCTGGGGACGACCGCTGA
- a CDS encoding DUF2065 family protein encodes MSGDTIWLAVALVLVIEGLYPFVSPEGWRKMFAQLLLLTDGQRRFFGMCSI; translated from the coding sequence GTGAGCGGCGATACCATCTGGCTGGCCGTCGCCTTGGTGCTGGTCATCGAAGGGCTCTATCCGTTTGTGTCGCCCGAAGGGTGGCGCAAGATGTTCGCACAGCTGCTGTTGTTAACGGATGGGCAGAGACGCTTCTTTGGCATGTGCAGCATCTAG
- the ispG gene encoding flavodoxin-dependent (E)-4-hydroxy-3-methylbut-2-enyl-diphosphate synthase — protein MDSSLAIALSTPVRRKSLQARVVWGGRVVTLGGDAPVRLQSMTNTDTADAIGTAIQVKELAIAGSEMVRITVNTPEAAQAVPYVREQLDRMGIDVPLIGDFHFNGHRLLTDYPECAKALSKYRINPGNVGKGDKRDKQFSQMIEAALRWDKPIRIGVNWGSLDQELLASMMDENSRRAVPWDAKPVMYEALITSAIESAQRAEAIGMDPGQIILSCKVSGVQDLVAVYRELGRRCAYPLHLGLTEAGMGTKGTVASSVALGVLLQEGVGDTIRVSLTPAPGESRSQEIVVASEIIQALGLRNFVPSVTACPGCGRTTSTTFQELTQQIDDFLREKMPVWRKSFPGVENLKVAVMGCIVNGPGESKHADIGISLPGTGEAPAAPVFIDGEKRMTLRGESIASDFQNVVEDYIQKRFGTSAERATQ, from the coding sequence GTGGATTCCAGTTTGGCTATTGCTTTGTCAACTCCGGTGCGGCGCAAGTCGTTGCAGGCGCGTGTCGTGTGGGGTGGGCGTGTGGTCACCTTAGGTGGCGATGCGCCTGTGCGTTTGCAGTCTATGACCAACACCGACACCGCAGATGCCATTGGTACCGCTATTCAGGTGAAGGAGTTGGCAATCGCAGGATCAGAGATGGTCCGCATTACCGTGAATACCCCAGAGGCTGCCCAGGCAGTACCCTATGTGCGGGAGCAATTGGATCGCATGGGCATTGATGTGCCATTGATAGGCGATTTCCACTTTAACGGGCATCGCTTACTGACAGACTACCCTGAGTGTGCCAAAGCACTGTCCAAATACCGCATCAACCCTGGCAATGTGGGCAAAGGCGATAAGCGGGACAAACAGTTCTCTCAGATGATCGAAGCCGCTTTACGGTGGGATAAGCCTATTCGCATCGGTGTGAATTGGGGCAGCCTGGACCAGGAGCTGCTTGCCTCCATGATGGACGAAAACAGCCGGCGTGCGGTGCCTTGGGACGCAAAGCCGGTGATGTACGAGGCCTTGATCACGTCAGCTATTGAGTCCGCCCAAAGAGCGGAAGCTATTGGCATGGACCCGGGTCAGATTATCTTGTCATGCAAAGTCAGTGGTGTACAGGATTTGGTTGCCGTTTACCGGGAGTTGGGACGTCGATGTGCGTATCCATTGCATCTCGGCCTGACCGAGGCGGGGATGGGGACCAAAGGAACGGTCGCGTCGTCAGTGGCGTTGGGCGTGTTATTGCAAGAGGGTGTAGGTGATACGATCCGTGTCTCGCTGACCCCTGCGCCAGGTGAGTCGCGTTCCCAAGAAATTGTTGTAGCGTCTGAAATCATTCAGGCCTTGGGTCTGCGCAATTTTGTGCCCAGCGTTACTGCCTGCCCAGGATGTGGCCGAACCACCAGTACGACTTTTCAGGAACTCACACAGCAGATTGATGATTTCCTGCGAGAGAAAATGCCAGTCTGGCGCAAAAGTTTTCCTGGCGTGGAAAATCTCAAGGTGGCCGTGATGGGGTGCATCGTGAATGGACCTGGCGAGAGCAAACACGCGGATATCGGTATCAGTTTGCCTGGTACCGGTGAGGCACCTGCCGCTCCGGTGTTCATTGATGGCGAAAAGCGCATGACTTTGCGCGGTGAATCCATCGCATCAGATTTCCAGAATGTCGTGGAAGACTACATCCAAAAGCGCTTTGGCACTTCGGCTGAACGCGCAACGCAATAG
- the hflC gene encoding protease modulator HflC yields MNRIGLIFSSFLVLIALASSTLFVVDQRQFGVVLALGKFKDVISEPGLNFKLPPPFQNVIYIDKRLLTLDSSDTEPMLTAEKQRVVIDWYVRWRISEPTEYIRNVGLNEGAGTIQLNRVVRNAFQEEVNKRTVKELLSLKREDLMADVKAEVLAKVRGAKPWGVDIVDVRITRVDYVEAITESVYRRMEAERKRVANELRSTGAAEGEKIRADADRQREVAIANAYRDAQKIKGEGDAEAARIYGEAFGKDPQFAQFYRSLEAYKTSFANKSDVMVLDPSSSEFFKVFRGGVAPAANNKK; encoded by the coding sequence ATGAATCGGATTGGATTGATTTTTTCGTCGTTTTTGGTGCTGATTGCGTTGGCAAGCTCGACTCTGTTTGTGGTGGACCAGCGCCAATTTGGTGTGGTCCTTGCCTTGGGTAAGTTCAAGGATGTGATCTCCGAACCAGGGCTCAACTTCAAGTTGCCACCACCGTTCCAGAACGTGATCTACATTGATAAGCGCCTGTTGACCTTGGACAGTTCGGATACCGAGCCCATGTTGACAGCCGAGAAGCAGCGCGTGGTGATCGACTGGTATGTACGCTGGCGCATTTCTGAGCCTACCGAATACATCCGCAATGTGGGATTGAACGAAGGTGCAGGAACCATCCAGTTGAACCGCGTGGTGCGTAATGCCTTCCAGGAAGAAGTTAACAAACGCACGGTCAAGGAGCTGCTGTCGCTCAAACGTGAAGACCTGATGGCCGACGTCAAAGCAGAAGTGCTGGCCAAAGTGCGCGGTGCCAAACCTTGGGGTGTCGACATAGTTGATGTGCGGATCACCCGTGTGGACTATGTGGAAGCGATTACCGAATCGGTCTACCGCCGCATGGAAGCAGAGCGTAAACGGGTCGCCAATGAGCTGCGTTCTACTGGCGCGGCTGAGGGTGAAAAAATTCGTGCCGATGCAGATCGGCAGCGCGAAGTCGCCATTGCCAATGCCTACCGCGACGCGCAAAAGATCAAGGGTGAGGGTGATGCCGAGGCCGCACGTATTTACGGTGAAGCCTTTGGCAAAGACCCCCAGTTCGCGCAGTTTTACCGCAGCCTGGAAGCCTACAAGACCAGTTTCGCCAACAAGAGCGACGTGATGGTGCTGGATCCCTCTTCGTCCGAGTTTTTCAAGGTGTTCCGCGGGGGTGTTGCACCCGCCGCCAACAACAAGAAATAA
- a CDS encoding RodZ domain-containing protein, whose protein sequence is MSNVGASDEVGLGEAQASPDTVTAGAMMRSAREAAGLHVAALAVSMKIPVKKLEALEADRLDLLHDAVFVRALAASVCRALKIDPAPILHKLPLTTAPKLNPDERGINAPFHSPSDATTMPLPALLTKPSTLIVAALVLAGIAVFFMPGIQEPEVSGEIATQPKETFDSSVGQIQAVPPSAPVLSASPEPVAEASSVVRNPNETATTSTTPVVEAPPMKAATPLGPAVAASQPVALASRPTQPASSPAVAASRPSSAPVLPTTGTVVFKARGVTWVKVVDAKGMVQLSKTLAEGEVVGASGAAPLSVVIGRVDATDVEVRGQPFSLSAVSRDNVARFEVK, encoded by the coding sequence ATGAGTAATGTGGGGGCTTCCGATGAAGTGGGTCTGGGAGAGGCGCAGGCGTCGCCGGATACGGTAACTGCCGGAGCAATGATGCGCAGTGCCAGAGAGGCCGCCGGCTTGCACGTGGCAGCCTTGGCGGTTTCCATGAAGATACCGGTAAAGAAGCTTGAAGCGCTGGAGGCAGACCGTCTGGACTTGCTGCATGACGCGGTTTTTGTACGGGCATTGGCCGCAAGTGTTTGCCGTGCGCTGAAAATTGACCCTGCCCCGATATTGCACAAGCTTCCGCTGACCACAGCACCCAAGTTGAACCCAGACGAGCGTGGTATCAACGCTCCGTTTCATTCGCCCAGTGATGCGACTACGATGCCGCTTCCCGCATTGCTGACCAAACCTTCAACGCTGATTGTTGCTGCCCTTGTATTGGCGGGCATAGCGGTGTTCTTCATGCCGGGTATTCAAGAGCCGGAAGTCTCTGGTGAAATCGCCACCCAACCGAAGGAAACCTTTGACAGCAGCGTAGGGCAAATCCAGGCGGTGCCGCCTTCGGCGCCGGTTTTGAGTGCTAGCCCAGAGCCAGTTGCTGAGGCAAGCTCTGTGGTTCGCAACCCAAATGAAACGGCTACCACGTCAACAACGCCCGTTGTGGAAGCACCGCCCATGAAGGCTGCAACGCCGTTAGGCCCCGCGGTCGCGGCCAGCCAACCCGTGGCGCTTGCGAGTCGGCCAACACAGCCTGCTAGTTCTCCGGCAGTGGCGGCAAGTCGCCCTTCCAGCGCCCCTGTGTTGCCAACGACAGGCACGGTTGTGTTTAAAGCCAGAGGTGTTACCTGGGTCAAGGTTGTAGATGCCAAGGGCATGGTGCAGTTGAGCAAGACTCTGGCCGAAGGTGAGGTGGTGGGTGCTTCTGGCGCGGCGCCTCTGTCGGTTGTCATCGGTCGGGTAGATGCCACGGATGTTGAGGTTCGTGGACAACCTTTTAGTTTGTCGGCGGTATCCCGCGACAACGTTGCACGTTTTGAGGTGAAGTAG
- a CDS encoding tetratricopeptide repeat protein has translation MANHLDLEEQEQLDQLKHFWKQYGNLITWGLIVVLGAVAAWNGYHAWQRNQSVQAAAMFDEVEKVVRSGDAQKAERAFSDMKDRFAKASYTQQAGLLVAKMAYEAGKVDAAKTTLNWLADNAADKGYASVARLRLSAILIDAKAYDDALKILGTGIAEEFSALADDRKGDVYILQGKKSEAKAEYQKAFKALDEQSEYRRLVVVKLNALGVDPLADTKTAAVAGGAK, from the coding sequence ATGGCAAACCATTTAGACCTCGAAGAACAAGAGCAGCTTGACCAACTCAAGCATTTTTGGAAGCAATACGGAAACCTCATCACCTGGGGTTTGATCGTGGTGTTGGGTGCTGTAGCTGCCTGGAATGGTTACCACGCTTGGCAGCGGAACCAGTCTGTGCAAGCCGCTGCCATGTTTGATGAAGTTGAAAAGGTGGTGCGCAGTGGTGATGCACAAAAGGCCGAACGCGCTTTTTCGGATATGAAGGATCGCTTTGCAAAAGCTTCCTATACCCAACAGGCAGGTCTTCTGGTTGCCAAGATGGCTTATGAAGCGGGGAAGGTTGATGCTGCAAAGACGACACTGAACTGGCTTGCGGACAACGCGGCGGACAAAGGGTACGCTTCAGTTGCGCGGTTGCGGCTCTCCGCCATCTTGATCGATGCCAAAGCCTATGACGATGCCTTGAAGATTCTGGGTACTGGCATCGCCGAAGAGTTTTCTGCTTTGGCAGACGATAGAAAAGGCGATGTGTACATCCTGCAGGGGAAAAAATCAGAGGCCAAAGCGGAGTACCAAAAAGCATTCAAGGCCCTGGATGAACAGTCCGAGTACCGTCGTCTGGTAGTTGTAAAGTTGAATGCTTTGGGCGTGGACCCTCTGGCAGATACTAAAACTGCCGCTGTTGCGGGGGGCGCGAAGTGA
- the hfq gene encoding RNA chaperone Hfq has translation MNTENIVSNKGQLLQDPFLNALRREHVPVSIYLVNGIKLQGQVESFDQYVVLLRNTVTQMVYKHAISTIVPGRAVNFAAPNVDAPDAA, from the coding sequence TTGAACACGGAGAATATCGTGAGCAACAAAGGGCAGTTACTGCAGGACCCATTTCTCAACGCTTTGCGGAGGGAACATGTTCCGGTCTCGATTTATTTGGTTAACGGCATCAAACTGCAAGGGCAAGTGGAGTCTTTCGACCAGTACGTAGTGTTGCTGCGCAATACGGTTACCCAAATGGTATACAAGCACGCCATTTCCACGATTGTTCCTGGTCGCGCGGTGAATTTTGCTGCACCGAATGTGGATGCACCAGACGCTGCTTAA
- the der gene encoding ribosome biogenesis GTPase Der has product MKPVIALVGRPNVGKSTLFNRLTKTRDAIVADYAGLTRDRHYGNGKQGQHEFIVIDTGGFEPDATSGIYKEMAKQTRQAVAEADVVLFVVDARAGLSAQDYEIGKYLRKLGKPCVLVANKSEGMTAGAQLVEFFELGLGEVFPISAAHGQGIRPLVDLALGPLVPPDDGLEEIADEPGVIKLAVAGRPNVGKSTLINTWLGEERLVAFDLPGTTRDAISVPFERKGQRFELIDTAGLRRKGQVFEAIEKFSVVKTLQAIESASVVLLLIDATQGVTDQDAHIAGYVLESGRAVVVAVNKWDAMDDDYARELVKRSIETRLGFLKFAALHMISAQKRQGLGPVWDSIAQAHKAANCKMSTPVLTRLLLEAVQFQTPKKTGMYRPKLRYAHQGGMNPPIIIIHGNSLEHVTDAYKRFLEGRFRKEFNLIGTPLRIQMKSSSNPYADKDD; this is encoded by the coding sequence ATGAAACCTGTTATCGCATTGGTTGGCCGTCCCAACGTCGGCAAATCAACCCTGTTCAACCGTCTCACCAAAACCCGTGATGCCATTGTGGCCGATTACGCGGGGTTGACGCGGGATCGCCACTACGGAAACGGCAAGCAGGGACAACACGAATTTATCGTCATCGACACGGGCGGATTCGAGCCGGATGCCACCTCTGGCATTTACAAGGAAATGGCCAAACAGACACGGCAAGCCGTGGCCGAGGCCGATGTTGTCTTGTTTGTGGTCGATGCCCGTGCCGGGCTCTCTGCACAAGACTACGAGATTGGAAAATACCTGCGCAAGCTCGGCAAGCCTTGTGTTTTGGTGGCGAACAAGTCAGAGGGTATGACGGCAGGTGCCCAACTGGTGGAGTTTTTTGAGTTGGGGTTGGGTGAGGTATTCCCCATTTCTGCAGCCCACGGCCAAGGCATACGGCCTTTGGTCGATCTCGCATTGGGTCCGCTGGTGCCGCCTGATGATGGCTTGGAAGAGATTGCCGATGAGCCTGGTGTCATCAAGTTGGCAGTGGCTGGTCGTCCCAATGTTGGCAAGTCAACACTGATCAATACTTGGTTGGGTGAGGAGCGCTTGGTCGCTTTTGACCTTCCGGGCACGACGCGTGATGCTATTTCCGTGCCGTTCGAACGCAAAGGTCAACGCTTCGAGTTGATCGATACGGCAGGCTTGCGTCGCAAAGGCCAAGTATTTGAAGCCATAGAGAAATTCTCGGTGGTTAAAACGCTGCAAGCCATCGAGTCGGCAAGCGTCGTGTTATTGCTCATTGACGCTACCCAAGGCGTGACGGACCAGGATGCCCATATTGCTGGATATGTGCTGGAGTCTGGGCGCGCTGTGGTGGTCGCGGTTAATAAGTGGGATGCGATGGATGACGACTACGCACGCGAACTGGTCAAACGTTCCATAGAAACACGCTTGGGTTTTTTGAAGTTTGCGGCGCTGCACATGATCTCTGCGCAAAAGCGGCAGGGCCTTGGCCCAGTATGGGACTCCATTGCACAGGCCCACAAGGCGGCAAACTGCAAGATGTCCACTCCGGTGTTGACGCGCTTGTTGCTGGAGGCTGTGCAGTTCCAGACACCCAAGAAAACGGGAATGTACCGTCCCAAGTTGCGTTACGCGCACCAAGGGGGCATGAATCCACCCATCATCATCATCCACGGTAACTCGCTGGAACACGTGACAGATGCCTACAAGCGATTTCTGGAGGGACGATTCCGCAAGGAATTTAATCTGATAGGTACGCCATTGCGTATACAGATGAAGTCTTCCTCGAATCCCTATGCCGATAAAGACGACTAA
- the hflK gene encoding FtsH protease activity modulator HflK, with translation MKPPVRTFAFPAVSAPRWLQRMFNLNDSRWGRGDDKPTEGNNTDGTPPPENEPYKPPQDSGPSNGRRNTPAGGPPDLEEVWKDFNRKLGGLFGKDPQSPRGGGGGGFQPDMKNAGIGAGLIVAVLALIWLGTGFFIVQEGQQAVITQFGKYKGTVNAGFNWRLPYPIQNHELVFVTQIRSVDVGRDNVLKATGLRESAMLTEDENILDIKFAVQYRLNDARAFLYESKNPAEAVVQAAETSVREVLGKMKMDAALSEERDQIGPRVRAMMQVILDRYKVGVEVVGINLQSGGVRPPEQVQASFDDVLKAGQERERAKNEAQAYANDVIPRAVGSASRLKEEAEAYKARVVAQAQGDAQRFRSVFAEYQKAPQVTRDRMYLDTMQQIYGNVTKVLVDSKQGSNLLYLPLDKIMQMGAGAGESGAPLSPAVAPPIQVVPSAGSGSDARSREAARTRERESR, from the coding sequence ATGAAACCACCTGTTCGTACATTTGCTTTCCCCGCAGTCTCTGCGCCCCGTTGGCTGCAAAGAATGTTTAACTTGAACGACTCCCGTTGGGGACGTGGTGACGACAAGCCCACGGAAGGTAACAACACAGACGGAACACCACCACCTGAAAATGAACCGTATAAGCCCCCGCAGGACAGTGGCCCTTCCAACGGCCGCCGGAATACGCCGGCTGGTGGACCGCCGGATCTGGAAGAGGTTTGGAAAGACTTCAACCGAAAATTGGGTGGTCTCTTCGGCAAGGATCCGCAGTCGCCGCGTGGCGGCGGTGGCGGTGGTTTTCAGCCCGACATGAAGAATGCCGGTATTGGGGCGGGGTTGATCGTTGCGGTGCTGGCCCTTATCTGGTTGGGCACTGGCTTCTTTATCGTTCAAGAAGGTCAGCAGGCGGTGATTACGCAGTTTGGCAAGTACAAGGGCACAGTGAATGCCGGTTTTAACTGGCGACTGCCTTACCCCATTCAAAACCATGAACTGGTTTTTGTAACGCAAATTCGCTCGGTCGATGTGGGGCGCGACAACGTGCTCAAGGCCACTGGCTTGCGCGAGTCGGCCATGCTCACAGAGGATGAAAATATTCTGGACATCAAGTTTGCGGTTCAATACCGTTTGAACGATGCCCGGGCTTTCCTCTACGAAAGTAAAAACCCCGCCGAAGCAGTTGTTCAGGCCGCTGAAACCTCGGTGCGTGAGGTTTTGGGCAAGATGAAGATGGACGCGGCGCTGTCGGAAGAGCGTGACCAGATTGGCCCCCGTGTACGGGCCATGATGCAAGTGATTCTGGATCGGTACAAAGTTGGCGTGGAGGTGGTGGGTATCAACCTCCAGTCTGGCGGTGTGCGACCACCGGAGCAGGTGCAGGCTTCCTTTGACGATGTCCTGAAGGCAGGACAAGAGCGCGAGCGCGCCAAGAATGAAGCCCAGGCCTACGCCAACGATGTGATTCCCCGCGCCGTGGGTTCTGCCTCCCGTTTGAAGGAAGAGGCCGAGGCCTACAAAGCGCGTGTAGTGGCGCAGGCACAGGGTGATGCCCAGCGCTTCCGTTCGGTGTTTGCCGAGTACCAAAAGGCACCACAGGTGACCCGGGACCGTATGTACCTGGATACCATGCAGCAAATTTATGGCAACGTGACCAAGGTGCTGGTGGACTCCAAGCAGGGCTCCAACCTGTTGTATTTGCCTTTGGACAAAATTATGCAAATGGGCGCAGGGGCGGGTGAGTCAGGTGCGCCGCTTTCACCGGCAGTGGCTCCGCCCATCCAGGTGGTTCCGTCTGCCGGATCCGGAAGTGATGCCCGCAGCCGTGAAGCTGCCCGTACCCGTGAACGCGAATCCCGCTAG
- the bamB gene encoding outer membrane protein assembly factor BamB, whose translation MTVIRQALSKWALSVGIILTLSACAGPDKSKQLDLGPNTPLIGVRSAWTSTVGSVDFPLEIRPVGSLVFVAGSDGTVAAIDARTGGDLWRTSVGVKLSAGVGSDGRYAAVVSKENELIVLDGAKELWRQKLGAVTLTAPFVAGARVFAMSADRSVSAFDVVTGRKLWQQQRSGEALVLGRSGIVMAIGDTLVTGLAGRLVGMNPLNGKIKWEAQVANSRGTNEVERLVDLVSGVSRQGNQVCVRAFQSAVGCVDGVRGNLVWSKSASGSTGVDGDESEVFGTESDGRLIAWKRADGERLWVSERLRFRSLTAPVLVGRSLVIGDEVGTVHFLSRQDGSPLNRLSTDGSAIRSAPVLVGQTLVVVTQRGGIFGFKPE comes from the coding sequence GTGACCGTTATTCGCCAAGCTTTGAGCAAGTGGGCGCTGTCCGTCGGCATCATATTGACGCTGAGTGCATGTGCAGGTCCTGATAAATCCAAGCAGCTCGATCTCGGGCCTAATACACCGCTGATAGGAGTCCGCTCCGCGTGGACTTCGACGGTAGGATCTGTCGATTTTCCGCTGGAAATTCGGCCCGTTGGCAGCCTGGTCTTCGTGGCTGGCTCGGATGGAACTGTTGCCGCAATCGATGCCAGAACAGGTGGTGATTTGTGGCGTACGTCGGTCGGGGTCAAATTGTCAGCCGGCGTAGGAAGTGACGGCCGTTATGCTGCAGTTGTCAGCAAAGAAAACGAACTGATCGTATTGGATGGCGCAAAAGAACTGTGGCGCCAAAAGCTGGGTGCAGTGACGCTGACGGCGCCTTTTGTTGCAGGTGCACGGGTTTTTGCGATGTCCGCCGATCGTTCGGTGTCTGCCTTTGACGTGGTGACCGGACGCAAACTCTGGCAGCAACAACGCAGTGGCGAGGCGCTGGTATTGGGGCGCTCAGGTATCGTGATGGCTATCGGCGATACGCTGGTAACTGGTCTGGCCGGACGGTTGGTGGGTATGAATCCGCTCAACGGCAAGATCAAGTGGGAGGCCCAAGTTGCCAATAGCCGCGGTACCAATGAGGTTGAGCGCCTTGTGGACCTTGTCTCCGGCGTTAGCCGCCAGGGAAATCAGGTGTGTGTCCGGGCTTTCCAGTCTGCCGTTGGTTGTGTGGATGGTGTCAGAGGAAACTTGGTCTGGAGCAAGTCTGCGTCAGGATCCACGGGAGTGGATGGTGACGAGTCCGAGGTGTTTGGAACCGAGAGTGACGGTCGTTTGATTGCCTGGAAGCGCGCCGATGGCGAGCGTCTTTGGGTATCGGAGCGACTGCGCTTTAGAAGCCTTACGGCCCCCGTCCTGGTTGGCCGATCCTTGGTGATCGGTGATGAGGTCGGTACCGTGCACTTTTTGTCGCGCCAGGACGGCTCGCCACTGAACCGCCTATCCACGGACGGTTCTGCTATTCGGTCCGCGCCCGTATTGGTCGGTCAGACGCTTGTGGTTGTGACCCAGCGTGGCGGTATTTTTGGCTTCAAACCGGAGTGA